The following proteins are encoded in a genomic region of Cricetulus griseus strain 17A/GY chromosome 7, alternate assembly CriGri-PICRH-1.0, whole genome shotgun sequence:
- the Rab5c gene encoding ras-related protein Rab-5C, which yields MAGRGGAARPNGPAAGNKICQFKLVLLGESAVGKSSLVLRFVKGQFHEYQESTIGAAFLTQTVCLDDTTVKFEIWDTAGQERYHSLAPMYYRGAQAAIVVYDITNTDTFARAKNWVKELQRQASPNIVIALAGNKADLASKRAVEFQEAQAYADDNSLLFMETSAKTAMNVNEIFMAIAKKLPKNEPQNVTGAPGRNRGVDLQESNPASRSQCCSN from the exons ATGGCGGGTCGGGGAGGTGCGGCTCGACCCAATGGACCAGCTGCTGGCAACAAGATCTGTCAGTTTAAGCTGGTCCTCTTGGGGGAGTCTGCAGTGGGCAAATCCAGCCTTGTCCTCCGCTTTGTCAAGGGACAATTCCACGAGTACCAGGAGAGCACAATCGGAG CGGCTTTCCTCACACAGACTGTCTGCTTAGACGATACCACGGTCAAGTTTGAGATCTGGGACACAGCTGGACAGGAGCGATATCACAGCCTGGCCCCCATGTACTACCGGGGGGCCCAAGCAGCCATCGTGGTCTATGACATCACCAACACA GATACATTTGCACGGGCTAAGAATTGGGTGAAGGAGttacagaggcaggccagccccAACATTGTCATTGCACTCGCAGGCAATAAGGCAGACCTGGCCAGCAAGAGAGCCGTGGAGTTTCAG GAAGCACAAGCCTATGCAGATGACAACAGTTTGCTGTTCATGGAGACATCAGCGAAGACTGCAATGAATGTGAATGAAATTTTCATGGCAATAG CTAAGAAGCTTCCCAAGAATGAGCCCCAGAATGTAACTGGTGCTCCAGGCCGGAACAGAGGTGTGGATCTGCAGGAGAGCAACCCAGCCAGCCGAAGCCAGTGCTGCAGCAACTGA
- the Hspb9 gene encoding heat shock protein beta-9: protein MQRVGSSFSTGQQELGENRVTSRCPSVALSEGYPVAILPVRLLKNDLAVVPSNSRVHANFQMKLDAQGFAPEELMVRVDGQNLTVTGQRQEVSNDGVRGGYRIEQTMHRQMLLPPNLDLAAMTCNLTPSGHLWVLGQKRSLPPPEAQGHGPRFKSRASKHSN, encoded by the coding sequence ATGCAGCGGGTAGGAAGCAGTTTCTCCACCGGGCAACAAGAGCTGGGGGAGAACCGGGTGACGTCCCGATGTCCCAGCGTTGCTTTGTCTGAAGGATATCCAGTGGCCATACTACCCGTGAGGCTGCTCAAGAATGATCTGGCTGTGGTGCCGAGCAATAGCCGGGTGCACGCAAATTTCCAGATGAAGTTGGATGCCCAAGGCTTCGCTCCGGAGGAGCTGATGGTGCGGGTGGACGGCCAGAACCTGACAGTGACCGGTCAGCGGCAAGAGGTGTCGAATGACGGGGTCAGGGGCGGTTACCGAATAGAGCAGACGATGCACCGGCAAATGCTGCTCCCACCGAACTTAGATCTTGCAGCCATGACCTGCAACCTGACACCCTCTGGCCATCTGTGGGTCCTGGGACAAAAAAGGTCACTACCTCCCCCTGAAGCCCAAGGCCACGGCCCGAGATTCAAGAGCCGGGCATCTAAGCACTCCAACTGA